A genomic stretch from Solanum stenotomum isolate F172 chromosome 8, ASM1918654v1, whole genome shotgun sequence includes:
- the LOC125872549 gene encoding 40S ribosomal protein S18-like, producing the protein MSLVANEEFQHILRVQNTNVDGKQKIMFAMTSIKGIGRRFANIACKKADIDMSKRAGELTAAELDSLMVVVANPRQFKIPDWFLNRQKDYKDGKFSQVTSNALDMKLRDDLERLKKIRNHRGLRHYWGLRVRGQHTKTTGRRGKTVGVSKKR; encoded by the exons ATG TCGCTTGTTGCCAATGAAGAATTTCAGCACATTCTTCGTGTTCAAAACACAAACGTTGATGGGAAACAGAAGATCATGTTCGCTATGACATCAATCAAAGGTATTGGTCGTCGTTTTGCCAACATTGCCTGCAAGAAAGCCGATATCGACATGAGCAAGAG GGCTGGTGAACTCACTGCTGCTGAACTCGATAGCTTGATGGTTGTTGTGGCAAATCCTCGTCAATTCAAAATCCCTGATTGGTTTTTGAATAGGCAAAAGGATTACAAGGATGGAAAGTTTTCCCAAGTTACATCTAATGCACTGGACATGAAGCTTAGGGATGACCTGGAACGCCTGAAGAAGATCAG GAATCATCGTGGTTTACGTCACTACTGGGGTCTTCGTGTGCGTGGTCAGCATACTAAGACCACTGGTCGCCGAGGAAAGACTGTTGGTGTCTCCAAGAAGCGATAA
- the LOC125872550 gene encoding succinate dehydrogenase subunit 7B, mitochondrial-like isoform X2: MAFLLNKTALSKLRLNPQTDESLMLSRRGIHIEPGAREKALLAADPSLKRFKSHKQSVRTLKRVGDVLTIVVVAGCCYEIYVRAVMREEARKQAEGSA; this comes from the exons ATGGCGTTTTTGCTCAACAAAACAGCTTTATCGAAGCTTCGACTCAATCCTCAG ACCGATGAGTCCTTGATGCTATCACGACGTGGGATCCATATCGAACCCGGGGCTCGCGAGAAGGCT CTCTTGGCAGCGGATCCCTCCTTGAAACGCTTTAAATCACATAAACAAAGTGTGCGAACCCTCAAAAGGGTGGGAGATGTTCTAACTATTGTTGTAGTAGCAG GATGTTGTTATGAGATATATGTAAGAGCTGTTATGCGGGAAGAAGCAAGGAAGCAGGCAGAAGGAAGTGCATAA
- the LOC125872550 gene encoding succinate dehydrogenase subunit 7A, mitochondrial-like isoform X1, producing MAFLLNKTALSKLRLNPQKTDESLMLSRRGIHIEPGAREKALLAADPSLKRFKSHKQSVRTLKRVGDVLTIVVVAGCCYEIYVRAVMREEARKQAEGSA from the exons ATGGCGTTTTTGCTCAACAAAACAGCTTTATCGAAGCTTCGACTCAATCCTCAG AAGACCGATGAGTCCTTGATGCTATCACGACGTGGGATCCATATCGAACCCGGGGCTCGCGAGAAGGCT CTCTTGGCAGCGGATCCCTCCTTGAAACGCTTTAAATCACATAAACAAAGTGTGCGAACCCTCAAAAGGGTGGGAGATGTTCTAACTATTGTTGTAGTAGCAG GATGTTGTTATGAGATATATGTAAGAGCTGTTATGCGGGAAGAAGCAAGGAAGCAGGCAGAAGGAAGTGCATAA
- the LOC125872536 gene encoding calcium-dependent protein kinase 24, protein MGTCMSVQNASFLKRTRMRPTPIDEETCSKSASRTSVPKSQKFSRPINVVTDPSGHDIYQRYEFGKELGRGEFGITYQCVDKISGENVACKTIAKSKLRTEIDVEDVRREVVIMRHLPKHPNIVTYKEVYEDKEAVYLVMELCEGGELFDRIVARGHYTERAAALVTKTILEVVQVCHKHGVIHRDLKPENFLYANVNENAQLKAIDFGLSIFFEPGQRFGEIVGSPYYMAPEVLRRNYGPEVDVWSAGVILYILLCGVPPFWAETEEGIAHAIVKGTIDFNRDPWPRVSDEAKDLVKGMLDANPYNRFTVEEVLDHHWIQNADKVSNVCLGEGVRAKIKQFTLMNKFKKKVLRVVADNLPQDQVHGIKQMFYKMDTDKNGNLSFQELKDGLHMMGQTVAEPEVHLLMDAADVDGNGMLNCEEFVTMAVHLQRLSNDDHLRHAFLQFDKNKSGFIEFEDLKISLFDDSLAPQNDQVINDIIFDADLDKDGRISYQDFKVMMSTGTDWKMGSRQYSKAMLNALSMRLFKDKSMQLKN, encoded by the exons ATGGGAACATGCATGTCTGTACAAAATGCAAGTTTCTTAAAAAGGACTAGAATGAGGCCTACACCTATTGATGAAGAAACATGTTCCAAGAGCGCAAGCAGGACATCCGTGCCTAAATCCCAAAAATTTTCGAGACCAATAAATGTCGTGACGGATCCATCAGGCCATGATATTTATCAGAG GTATGAGTTTGGGAAGGAGTTAGGAAGAGGGGAGTTTGGTATAACATACCAATGTGTAGACAAGATAAGTGGGGAGAATGTGGCATGTAAGACAATAGCAAAGAGCAAATTGAGAACAGAGATAGATGTGGAAGATGTGAGGAGGGAGGTGGTTATTATGAGGCATTTACCTAAACACCCTAATATTGTTACCTACAAAGAAGTTTATGAAGATAAAGAAGCTGTTTATCTTGTTATGGAACTTTGTGAAGGTGGAGAATTATTTGATAGAATTGTTGCAAGAGGACATTATACTGAAAGAGCTGCTGCTCTTGTTACAAAAACTATTCTTGAAGTTGTTCAG GTATGCCACAAGCATGGGGTAATTCATAGAGACCTCAAACCTGAGAACTTTTTATATGCCAATGTAAATGAAAATGCTCAATTAAAGGCCATTGATTTTGGACTATCCATTTTCTTTGAACCTG GTCAGAGATTTGGTGAAATAGTAGGAAGTCCATATTACATGGCTCCGGAAGTTCTTAGAAGAAATTATGGACCAGAAGTTGATGTGTGGAGTGCTGGTGTTATTCTTTACATTTTGTTATGTGGTGTTCCCCCTTTTTGGGCAG AAACTGAAGAAGGAATTGCACATGCAATAGTGAAAGGTACAATAGACTTTAACAGAGATCCATGGCCAAGAGTATCTGATGAAGCTAAAGATCTTGTCAAAGGAATGCTTGATGCTAATCCTTATAACAGGTTTACTGTTGAAGAAGTCCTTG ATCATCACTGGATACAGAATGCAGACAAGGTGTCTAATGTTTGTTTGGGAGAAGGTGTGAGAGCCAAGATTAAGCAATTCACTTTGATGaataaattcaagaagaaaGTTTTAAGA GTTGTAGCAGATAACTTACCACAAGATCAAGTACATGGTATAAAACAAATGTTTTATAAGATGGACACTGACAAAAATGGAAACTTAAGTTTCCAAGAACTCAAAGATGGTCTACATATGATGGGACAAACTGTTGCTGAACCTGAAGTCCACTTGTTAATGGACGCT GCTGATGTTGATGGAAATGGAATGTTGAATTGTGAGGAATTTGTTACAATGGCTGTGCATTTACAAAGGTTAAGCAATGATGATCATCTTAGACATGCATTCCTCCAATTTGACAAGAATAAAAGTGGATTTATTGAGTTTGAAGACTTGAAAATCTCTTTGTTTGATGATAGTCTTGCCCCCCAAAATGATCAAGTTATTAATGACATCATATTTGATGCTGATTTGGATAAG